The DNA window GTGCAGATCAAGGTCCTCCTCGGTTGTAAAtggctcctgctgctccgAAGTGGCCAAGAGTGCTGGTGGTGCCCATTCGGGAGGCGCATCAATACTGGAGGAAGGAACCTCTGAGCTGCTCACCTCCGCGTCCGTCGATGATGAGTCCGATTCATCCGAGGAGCTGGAAGAACTCTCTTCCTCGGCACGCGTTTTTTTGCCGGAGCAGGTGTACAACTGCACCTGGGCGTACATCTCCTCGAAGATGATCTGCAGCTGCTTGGCCATGTGGTAGCACAGATGGCCGGGATTCGTGTACAGATAGGTGTTGTAGAAAATCAGTCTCATGTCCTTGGCGAAATCAGCGGCAGTGAGATAGCAAGCCGTATTCAAGCGATGTCTCACGGTGGACAGATCCATGGGCTCCCTGACGATCTCGTGGTAGTCGTGGAGGCCCAGCAGCTGGGCATCCAGTGGCTCGTAGAACACCCAGGCAATATTCTTGTAGGTATTGGAGAACAGCCTCTTAATAATCACCTTGCAGGCATTTATTTCCGGCGAGGAAATCGTTTCTTGTTTTCCAGCCATTTCAAAAGAAATCTCGGACTATcagaaaattgtattttaactTCTACCCTTTCGACAGCTTGAACGCAATGCTGAAAACCCGAAGCGCATCACTTTTATTCAGCTGTCATTCTCCACACTCTGGGTTGCCCTGtacgaaaatatttatctgGTATATTTAGTATATGAAAACTTGTGGGATTGCCACCTCAGTCCGAGCGGAAAAGTCAATCCACAAATGCGGTTGGGGCAGCAAACAAATTCAGTTAATTATGCAAGTGGTTCCGGCCAAGAATGTATTTCCATACATTTTGTGTGGGAGTGCGGTCCTTTGGGCGAATGCTTTTCCTCAATCCCGAAGCTAGGATAGTTAATCTAATTCCAGGACCCATGCAAACAGTCCTTTTTTTTCCGTTGAACGTATTTAAAAGTCTCATCGAGCTGAGGGccagaaaatatttatggtcaACCGCTGACGTTTGCTATTTTAGAGTGGCAAAATATTTCGTTAGCATAAAAGTTTTGTTAGGACACACAATATGCATCATTtttgggcaaatatttgcagggCTTTCATTTGGGCAGTCAACAAGTTGGGTTTACCAAAAAAGTTAAATCGAAATCCTGTTTTAAGCCACTCTGTTAAGTTGCGTTCCACACGCGTGAGGGGAAATCCTGTGGCTCTCTGCCTCTGTTAGCTTTGGATCCACAAATGAGCGCCACTGATTTACTGAGACCTCCTTTCTCTCGCTGTTAACTTACCTGCCACAAAAAGCTGCAAATTGGGTGGCCATCGGAGCAGGTCTGGGCCACATCTTGGGGCGCCTCTTCAGTCTGCTGTTGGGCTCTTGGGGGAATGGTCCTGCGAGTGGGTCAACTGGGGCTACACTCCACTGACACACTTTCGAATGGTGGGGATTCCTCTTTGGGTATCACCTAGTTCGCATGTTAACCTTCAACCCCAAGCTTGGGAACTTGGCTTATCTCAAAGCACAGAGTTTGGAAAACGTAtgaaaaggagaaaaaataGAGTAATCTTCAAACTATATAAGAAGTTATTGTAATACATGTAATCAGTTCCCACAGTTTTGCAAGATCATGAAATACTTCTAGACCTAGAAATTACTGACATGAGTGAAACTTTTATGCATATCACATGTAGCTGAGATCCCCTATGAGAGCCCTTAGCACACGATTCCCTTTCTTCTTGTCGATATGCCAGTGGGGCCAGAACTTCAGTTCGCGTTTCACGGTAAACATTCCGCGCTCTATTCCCGATTTCTAgttaaaaatattgttcgTTTTTCACACAAGTAAAACTGCGACACTCAATCAGTTGGCAGATGAAATTATACACCGGGGGACTGGGCCAGGTGCTAAAAGGATCGCCAGGGGGACGAAAAGGAAACGTGTGAGACTGTCAGAGGCACTCCCTCCCTTCCTCCATCTCCCACCGACTTGCCCCACACCTGCGACCATGTCCCTACCTGGCTATCCCGCATCCCATTGGAACCAGGCAATATAtggataaatatataaaaaaaaaagggcggCAATATGAAAGCCCTGCAGAAATGGGTAAGGGAAGAAGAGATATGAGAAATGTACATTTGGACAGGCTACACACGCTGTCCTCGCACGGccgagcgaaagagagggggctacgcgagcgaaagagacggcgacAGCCAGTCAGATGTCAAACATTCTTTTGACACTTTGTCATAGCATCTCCCGGTGACACTTGTCAGCAGTCGGATTTCGCATTTCGGAGGAATGGCTGTGCCGCAGTTGATTTATGCTGCCATGCATACGATATAtatgtgtaaatatatgtatctatatgtACGCTATTGTGTCTTAATAGCATTTACTTATGCAGCGACTACATTCAATTTGGCTAATGCAGCGATAACAGTGACTTTTCCTTTAACTATTTATATCACACAGATATATCACTTTATCAGCTTATAAAGAAACCCTTCAAGTTGAACTCTAGTTTAAAGATCTTTATTTCATAAATGTGGCACCGATGATAATCGTCTAGTTGTATAATGAACACAATTCCttcgcaaataaataatagagaTCCCAATGGATCGGGTGCACTTAGGAGCCGTATATCACCACTTGCGACTTGATGCCAGCGCTCCGTGCAGAGGTGAACTTGATCGTGACCGTCGTGGATCCCACTCCGCCGGAGGTGATCTCGGCCGTGGCTCCCCGCATTTTCTTCA is part of the Drosophila yakuba strain Tai18E2 chromosome 2R, Prin_Dyak_Tai18E2_2.1, whole genome shotgun sequence genome and encodes:
- the LOC6531802 gene encoding bromodomain testis-specific protein gives rise to the protein MAGKQETISSPEINACKVIIKRLFSNTYKNIAWVFYEPLDAQLLGLHDYHEIVREPMDLSTVRHRLNTACYLTAADFAKDMRLIFYNTYLYTNPGHLCYHMAKQLQIIFEEMYAQVQLYTCSGKKTRAEEESSSSSSDESDSSSTDAEVSSSEVPSSSIDAPPEWAPPALLATSEQQEPFTTEEDLDLHAKIQQLDGEVLLHVIHLIQRMEKAQYCNRELEFDICQLKVHTKRCILEYLASKGFTGKRVARTKPKYN